From the genome of Oncorhynchus gorbuscha isolate QuinsamMale2020 ecotype Even-year linkage group LG18, OgorEven_v1.0, whole genome shotgun sequence:
CATCTAATCACATATAGAGAGCGTTATTGAAACgacacaagtcagttaagaaccaactCTTAATTACAATCAgcctgatacagcctggaatcgaaccacggTCTGTAGGGACTCGAGAGCAGGGAACACGGTGGGAAAGGGGCGTGTACAAATGGAACAATTGTGCCTTTTTGACTGAAATATGGAGGTGGCTCTTAAAAGAGCCTTTGGGGGATTTTGGAGATCAGGTCATCGTTTATGCACGCTCTCCGCGAATACGACGGGCCAGCTGGATGTCCTTGGGCATGATGGTCACCCTCTTGGCGTGGATGGCGCACAGGTTGGTGTCCTCGAACAGGCCGACCAGGTAAGCCTCGCTTGCCTCCTGCAGGGCCATCACTGCGGAACTCTGGAAGCGCAGGTCGGTCTTAAAGTCCTGGGCAATTTCTCGCACCAGGCGCTGGAAAGGCAGCTTGCGGATCAGCAGCTCAGTGGACTTCTGGTAACGACGGATCTCTCTAAGAGCCACGGTGCCGGGCCTGTAACGGTGAGGCTTCTTCACGCCGCCGGTGGCCGGGGCGCTCTTGCGCGCAGCCTTGGTGGCGAGCTGCTTCCTGGGTGCTTTGCCACCGGTGGATTTGCGAGCGGTTTGCTTGGTTCTGGCCATGGCGCTGGCGCTAGCTAGCTTCCTTCTTTCACAGTCGGAGTATAGCCTCCAAATGCCTATGTGAAGTTTATAAAGCCGGCAGCGGCGTCTGCTGATTGGTCACCATCTCCGCACCGCCCTGATTGGCCCGTTGCGGAGGCCTCCTCCGCCACCCATTGGACGGGACGCTCGGCCTCTCCGTGCCACCCCAAAAtgcaaccccctccctccctcgccgaGGCGCGCTTGGGTCTTTTGTTAGGGCCGCGAGCAACGTTAACACTTTACGCGCAATAACGCTCTTTCATTTTAGCCTAGTAGTTGTTATTCTTCATTCAGGCCTCATGTGGGCACTTGATACTGTgcggtgtgtatatgtgtgtgtatctaaCAAACACGCCAAATAGTTGGCCAGGACACTTTGCGCTTTTGCTGAGCTAGGTGGTTGGCTCTTAAAAGAGCCTTTGGGGGTTGAGTAGTCAAGTTGCAGCCGAACCAGCGATTTTACTTGGCTTTGACGGCCTTCTCAGTCTTCTTGGGGAGCAGCACTGCCTGGATGTTGGGCAGAACACCACCCTGAGCGATGGTCACGCCGCCAAGCAGTTTGTTCAGCTCCTCGTCGTTACGGACTGCCAGCTGCAGGTGACGGGGGATGATACGAGTCTTCTTGTTGTCACGGGCAGCGTTTCCGGCCAACTCCAGGATCTCAGCAGTCAGGTACTCGAGCACTGCGGCCAGGTAGACTGGTGCGCCAGCGCCCACACGCTCGGCGTAGTTGCCTTTGCGCAGCAGCCTGTGCACACGGCCCACGGGGAACTGGAGCCCGGCACGGGATGAACGTGTCTTTGCCTTCGCCCTGGCCTTGCCTCCGGTTTTGCCTCTTCCGCTCATATTGGTAGCTTCAGTATGTGACAGAAAGTCTGAATGAACCGCTGGCCACCTCGAGAGCCTTACTTATACCTCGCCACAAGAGGCATCGATTGGCCACCGGACCGGTGTGGCCTTATCCAattggagtgagggagggacacacagacagacagtcagccctAAGCCCGCCCCCACCCACCCGcccccaggcaggcaggcaggcagcagagtGACAAGGGCTAGGCTACTGTGTTTCCCTCCGACTTTTGTTACTTTTTCTCGTTGGCGGGAGCGCCAAAGTGACAACTCAAATCACTGAGTGGCTCATAATACAAATGGCTGCTGTCCAACCCACTATAGTATGTATTCTTCTTATTATCACGATCAATGTGACATGTGAATTCTAACACCTATCACAACAATGTTGACAGGTGAGGGTGCTGCACTCTCTTGAGTGACAAATGTAAAGCCATTTAGCCACTCGAAAATGTGGTGCGTAAAAGTTATTCATTTCATTTCTTTTGCACcacgggtaggtaggtaggtaggtaggtaggtaggtaggacgtACATGGAATGACATGCGCTTTTATGGAAAGAGGTGGGTGGCTCTTAAAAGAGCCTTTTGTGGTAACAACATGTGTCGAGTAGAAAGAACACTGTTTGTAATAGGTTTACTTCTTCTTGGGGGCTGCCTTCTTGGCCTTGGCTGCCTTGGGCTTGGCGGCTTTGGGCTTCGCTGCCTTGGTAGCCTTCTTGGGGCTCTTGGCCGCTTTCTTGGCCGCTGCGGCGGGCTTCTTCACCTTCTTTGGGCTCTTGGCGGCCTTTTTGGGTGTAGCGGGCTTCTTGGCCTTCTTGGGGGACTTCTTTGCGGCCACGGCCTTCTTGGCTGCTACCTTCTTGGGCTTCTTGGCGGCGGCGGGCTTCTTGGCGGCCACCTTCTTAGCTTTGGGGGCTGCGGCTTTCTTGGCGGGCTTCTTTGCCTCGACGGCCTTCTTGTTGAGCTTGAAGGAGCCGGAAGCACCGGTGCCCTTGGTCTGGACCAGGGTGCCCTTGGTGACGAGGCTCTTGACGGCGATCTTGACACGGGAGTTGTTCTTCTCCACGTCGTAGCCGCCTGCCGCCAGAGACTTCTTGAGCGCGGCCAGGGACACGCCGCTCCTCTCCTTGGAGGCGGACACCGCCTTGACGATGAGCTCGCCTACGCTGGGTCCCGCTTTCTTGGGCTTGGCTGCTGCCTTCTTCTTGGGTGCCTTGGCCGGCGCGGCGGCGGCGGGTGCTGGTGCGACTTCTGCCATGTCTGTCGTTGGGtccggtaaacacacacacttacaacaCTACGGTAGTCTGTGAGGAGGAGTACTTTGCTGTAGACGCTGCTCTGCGCTATTGAAGCTCCACACCGTGCAGGGGGCTGGCCTTAAACGCGACATGAGAACCATGTAGACTCAAGCCA
Proteins encoded in this window:
- the LOC124003831 gene encoding histone H1, producing MAEVAPAPAAAAPAKAPKKKAAAKPKKAGPSVGELIVKAVSASKERSGVSLAALKKSLAAGGYDVEKNNSRVKIAVKSLVTKGTLVQTKGTGASGSFKLNKKAVEAKKPAKKAAAPKAKKVAAKKPAAAKKPKKVAAKKAVAAKKSPKKAKKPATPKKAAKSPKKVKKPAAAAKKAAKSPKKATKAAKPKAAKPKAAKAKKAAPKKK
- the LOC124003837 gene encoding histone H2A, which translates into the protein MSGRGKTGGKARAKAKTRSSRAGLQFPVGRVHRLLRKGNYAERVGAGAPVYLAAVLEYLTAEILELAGNAARDNKKTRIIPRHLQLAVRNDEELNKLLGGVTIAQGGVLPNIQAVLLPKKTEKAVKAK